A stretch of Eleutherodactylus coqui strain aEleCoq1 chromosome 9, aEleCoq1.hap1, whole genome shotgun sequence DNA encodes these proteins:
- the MAF1 gene encoding repressor of RNA polymerase III transcription MAF1 homolog: MKLLENSRFEAVNSQLCVETGDSHIIGRIESYSCKMAGDDKHMFKQFCQEGQPHVLEALSPPQTGGISPSRLGKSLGGDEEGPLSDKCSRKTLFYLIATLNESFRPDYDFSAARSHEFSREPSLNWVVNAVNSSLVSALGEDFSSLKPDLWNAVDEEICLSECDIYSYNPDLDSDPFGEDGSLWSFNYFFYNKKLKRIVFFTCRSISGYTYKRADVGSELDMDLEEEIEDDEPSHVGGDWPSMMCT, translated from the exons ATGAAACTGCTGGAGAATTCTCGCTTTGAAGCTGTGAACTCGCAACTATGTGTCGAGACGGGTGATTCGCACATCATAGGCAG GATAGAGAGCTATTCTTGTAAGATGGCCGGTGATGATAAGCACATGTTCAAGCAGTTTTGCCAGGAAGGGCAGCCACATGTGCTTGAAGCTCTGTCTCCCCCACAGACGGGTGGCATCAGTCCCAGCAG GCTGGGAAAGAGCCTTGGAGGAGATGAGGAGGGGCCACTGAGCGATAAGTGCAGCAGGAAGACCCTCTTTTATCTCATCGCCACTCTGAATGAGTCTTTTCGGCCAGACTATGACTTCAGTGCAGCACGAAGCCATGAGTTTAGCAGGGAGCCTAGTCTGAACTGG GTGGTGAATGCTGTGAATAGCAGCCTGGTGTCTGCCCTGGGTGAAGATTTTTCTTCCCTGAAGCCCGATCTTTGGAACGCTGTGGATGAAGAGATCTGTCTATCGGAGTGTGACATCTACAG CTACAACCCTGATCTGGACTCGGACCCCTTTGGAGAGGACGGCAGCTTGTGGTCCTTTAACTATTTCTTCTACAATAAGAAGCTGAAGAGAATTGTGTTCTTCACCTGCCGCTCTATCAG TGGGTACACATATAAACGGGCCGATGTGGGCTCAGAACTAGATATGGATCTTGAAGAAGAAATAGAAGATGATGAACCCAGCCACGTTGGAGGTGATTG